Proteins encoded within one genomic window of Vidua macroura isolate BioBank_ID:100142 chromosome 2, ASM2450914v1, whole genome shotgun sequence:
- the LOC128803448 gene encoding transmembrane 4 L6 family member 1-like, with protein sequence MCTGKCSKCIGITLLPLAVCAIVSNILLYFPNGQVLQLSEITDLVWFFHGILGAGILVILPAFMMLEAGGAGCCANRCGMLLSVILSVLGFAGGAYCVVISLLGLIGGPLCDTGDGEYLYPFRNDTLEDNYLFNQTTWSICKQPENIILWNIVLFSILLIIGVIEAILCFIQVINGLTGFICGTCMRRRKTNISGM encoded by the exons ATGTGCACAGGGAAGTGTTCAAAGTGCATTGGGATCACCCTCCTCCCACTGGCCGTATGTGCCATTGTCTCCAACATTCTCCTGTACTTCCCCAATGGACAAGTACTGCAGCTCAGCGAGATAACTGATTTGGTCTGGTTTTTCCACGGCATTCTGGGAGCTGGGATACTG GTTATTTTGCCGGCATTCATGATGCTGGAAGCAGGTGGAGCAGGATGTTGCGCTAACAGATGTGGG ATGCTGCTGTCAGTGATCCTGTCTGTGTTGGGATTCGCAGGAGGAGCATATTGTGTGGTCATCTCTTTGTTGGGTCTGATTGGGGGTCCtctgtgtgacacaggtgaTGGAGAATACCTCTACCCTTTCAGGAATGACACTCTGGA AGACAATTATTTGTTTAACCAGACAACATGGAGTATTTGCAAGCAACCTGAAAACATCATCCTTTGGAATATTGTCCTTTTCTCTATTCTCCTGATCATCGGTGTGATTGAAGCTATTCTTTGCTTCATTCAAGTCATCAATGGACTCACTGGCTTCATATGTGGCACATGTATGAGGAGAAGAAAG ACAAATATTTCTGGAATGTGA
- the LOC128803794 gene encoding high affinity choline transporter 1-like translates to MALNIPGLVSLSVFFTLTLATGIWASWKSRKDQQNRNPTEMAMVGGRNIHVFIGLFTATATWVGGAYINSTAEIVYLPSKGLLWVQAPVGFALSLVIGGFFFVSPMRSKNYVTVMDPLQEIYGNMMGTLLFIPPLLGEVFWFAAILASLGTTMRVILDIGGSLAITISACTVILYTLLGGLYSVAYTDVIQMVFITLSLWICIPFALVNSATESIYYTATHQSYQDPWIGKIEKQYLGRWLDDFFYLVLGSIPWQTYFQRVLSAASTGQARLISCLSGLGCFAMAIPSVLIGAVAASTDWNQTSYGLPSPFERGESAMILPLVLQHLCPEYISITGLGAIAAAAMSSADSALLSTGSMFAHNIYRKILRKKASETEVLWAMRTSMLAFGAGAAGLAFYSSSVYNLWFLSGELVYALLFPQLCCALFAPSTNTYGSAAGFLVGLLLRLLAGEPTLSIPPVIHYPACSLVNGTYSQLFPFKTFTVLLTFGTILAVSHLAKALFQNNLLPRSWDVCNITEGTAILIPLQHVEKQEHLPTTALEENHD, encoded by the exons ATGGCTCTAAATATACCAGGCTTAGTATCTCTGAgtgtattttttacattaacTTTAGCTACTGGAATTTGGGCttcttggaaaagcagaaaggatcAGCAGAATAGGAACCCAACAGAGATGGCCATGGTTGGAGGCAGGAATATACATGTTTTCATTGGATTGTTTACTGCAACAG CCACCTGGGTTGGAGGAGCATATATCAACAGCACAGCTGAAATCGTCTATCTGCCTTCAAAAGGATTACTGTGGGTCCAGGCACCTGTGGGATTTGCCTTGTCCCTTGTTATTG GTGGTTTCTTCTTTGTAAGTCCAATGAGATCAAAGAATTACGTGACTGTGATGGACCCCCTTCAAGAAATTTATGGGAACATGATGGGAACCTTACTCTTCATTCCACCACTGCTAGGAGAGGTGTTCTGGTTTGCAGCTATCCTGGCATCCCTGG GAACAACAATGAGGGTCATCTTGGATATTGGAGGCTCTTTGGCTATCACCATCTCGGCTTGTACTGTCATACTTTATACTCTGCTGGGAGGCCTCTACTCTGTTGCCTACACTGATGTCATCCAGATGGTTTTCATTACCCTCAGCCTG TGGATCTGTATCCCCTTTGCCCTGGTGAATTCTGCAACGGAAAGTATTTATTACACTGCAACCCATCAATCTTACCAAGACCCTTGGATTGGGAAGATAGAGAAACAGTATCTTGGAAGGTGGCTGGATGACTTCTTCTACTTG GTGCTTGGGAGCATCCCGTGGCAGACTTACTTCCAAAGGGTGCTCTCTGCTGCCTCGACAGGACAGGCAAGGCTCATCTCCTGCCTCTCTGGACTCGGGTGCTTTGCAATGGCCATCCCCTCGGTGCTCATTGGGGCAGTCGCAGCATCAACAG actGGAATCAAACAAGCTACGGTCTTCCAAGTCCATTTGAGAGAGGGGAGTCAGCGATGATCCTACCACTTGTTTTACAACATCTCTGCCCAGAATATATCTCCATTACTGGTTTGGGAGCCATCGCTGCTGCTGCAATGTCTTCTGCAGATTCAGCTCTTCTCTCCACTGGTTCCATGTTCGCTCACAATATCTACAGGAAAATCCTGAGGAAAAAG GCTTCAGAGACAGAGGTGTTGTGGGCCATGAGGACCTCCATGTTAGCgtttggggctggggctgctggtcTGGCTTTTTACTCCAGCTCTGTCTACAACCTCTGGTTCCTCAGTGGGGAGTTGGTGTAcgccctcctcttcccccagctctgctgtgccctctTTGCACCCAGCACGAACACCTATGGATCAGCTGCTGGCTTCTTGGTTGGGCTTCTGCTGAGGCTACTGGCAGGGGAGCCTACCCTGAGCATCCCCCCTGTCATCCACTACCCAGCCTGCTCTCTGGTGAATGGGACCTACAGCCAGCTCTTCCCCTTTAAAACGTTCACTGTGCTTCTTACTTTTGGCACAATCCTTGCTGTTTCACACCTGGCCAAGGCTTTGTTTCAGAACAACCTCCTCCCTCGCAGCTGGGATGTTTGCAATATCACAGAGGGAACGGCCATCCTCATCCCCTTGCAGCACGTGGAGAAACAGGAGCATTTGCCAACCACTGCACTAGAAGAGAACCACGATTAA